One window of Desulfobacca acetoxidans DSM 11109 genomic DNA carries:
- a CDS encoding DUF4198 domain-containing protein — protein sequence MKKAVMLALALTLVSAATLYAHDTWVARDGGTYVVMWGHDGKSDPYKADFIKAAKGIDASGKDLSVMVKDKGTSATLVMPQEPALVIVVFNSGPWVKTPEGWKNVSKRGVKDVLQSIKGETFSKNLWEWNNSFTQPVGGKMELVPLKNPLALKVGDKLPFQVLYDGRPLPGATVGAEGVEKDSLKTDKDGKAEVVIKKNGLNIVKATRKTDTPNDPDADMLYKSATIAFEVK from the coding sequence ATGAAAAAAGCAGTTATGCTGGCGTTGGCCTTAACCCTGGTTTCCGCTGCTACTCTTTACGCCCACGACACCTGGGTGGCCAGAGACGGCGGCACATACGTGGTGATGTGGGGCCACGACGGTAAAAGCGATCCCTACAAGGCGGATTTCATCAAGGCGGCCAAGGGCATAGACGCCTCCGGAAAAGATCTGTCGGTAATGGTAAAAGACAAGGGCACCAGCGCCACCCTGGTCATGCCCCAGGAACCGGCTCTGGTCATCGTGGTGTTTAACTCGGGCCCCTGGGTCAAGACTCCTGAAGGCTGGAAAAATGTATCCAAACGCGGCGTCAAAGATGTCCTCCAGTCCATAAAAGGGGAAACCTTCAGCAAGAATCTCTGGGAGTGGAACAACAGCTTCACCCAACCGGTGGGCGGCAAGATGGAACTGGTGCCATTAAAAAATCCCCTGGCTCTGAAAGTGGGGGACAAGCTGCCTTTTCAAGTTCTGTATGACGGCAGACCCTTGCCCGGGGCCACAGTGGGAGCGGAAGGAGTGGAGAAGGACTCTCTGAAAACCGACAAGGACGGGAAGGCCGAAGTGGTCATCAAAAAGAACGGGCTTAACATAGTAAAAGCTACTCGCAAGACCGATACGCCCAATGACCCCGATGCCGATATGCTTTACAAATCGGCCACTATCGCCTTTGAAGTGAAGTAA